One Nicotiana sylvestris chromosome 12, ASM39365v2, whole genome shotgun sequence genomic window carries:
- the LOC138884131 gene encoding LOW QUALITY PROTEIN: uncharacterized protein (The sequence of the model RefSeq protein was modified relative to this genomic sequence to represent the inferred CDS: substituted 2 bases at 2 genomic stop codons), whose protein sequence is MNKEEFALEAKTYENPEGLKITIIFSNLGRRYKKIGNNLNLMLGKETVKLEDSLTAMVRITKENEEIDRKREIKEIQQQAKEKIQQIEEVKNTKITELEKELEMLKQLYANKLKEKEKRKEEEQELKLTNEIEKFKLQLEEIQDNPPKISMNEINDQSDNDTNLGEDYSETSETYTELIEKTEKMKTNPEINTGDMIEDKPSTSGVKNPRQLNPTYYRVSYDSYDRNKTLXDKRLNRKXTPRQITEQCNFLDLDCVADTNKTIQLWIGYISKQLIDKKIAIAETPGYIERTLIGMVKLWLQNLLSESLDTLRSNKKLDGTTATTVTDILNKYEIAIRNEFSSMTSEVEEQNKEKTTNRNLMTKLAICNMCYIDEYTCAFRDYYYKGTYSPDESKEIRKLYFTKLPEPFSSKIIKNWNEADLADTLGARIKFLQNWFIELCEKYKENIKMDKILVKNLACCKSRIASQFGCTNKYYKKEGKRKKFKSKYSKYKYRKPRGRYYVKNYKHKKPYRKKKKLTECTCYNCGKLGHLAKDCKLPKNPKKKQITEILIDNDKYTQIEYVDYELSSEDNIYEISENEFPENEKEIDNNIEESDEESND, encoded by the coding sequence atgaataaagaagagttcGCACTAGAAGCGAAAACATATgaaaatccagaaggattaaaaataacaataatattttccaacttaggaagaagatacaagaaaataggaaataacctgaacttaatgttaggaaaagaaactgtaaaactagaagATAGTTTAACCgcaatggttagaataacaaaagaaaacgaagaaatagacagaaaaagagaaataaaagaaatacaacagcaagctaaagaaaaaatacaacagatagaagaagtaaaaaacactaagataacagaattagaaaaagaattagaaatgCTAAAACAGCTATACgctaataaactaaaagaaaaagaaaaacgtaaagaagaagaacaagagctAAAActgacaaatgagatagaaaagttcaaattacagttagaagaaatACAGGATAATCCACCAAAAATAAGCAtgaacgaaataaatgaccaaagtgataacgaCACAAATCTAGGAGaagactattcagaaacaagtgaaacatacacagaactaaTAGAAAAAACGGAAAAGATGAAAACAaatccagaaataaatacaggagatatgattgaagataaaccaagcacatcaggagtaaaaaatccaagacaactaaacccaacctattacagagtaagttatgattcaTATGATAGAAATAAAACATTATGAGATAAAAGGCTAAATAGGAAATagacaccaagacagataactgaacaatgtaattttttagatctagattgtgtagcagatacaAATAAAACAATCCAATTATGGATAGGGTACATCtccaaacaactaatagataaaaAAATTGCAATAgctgaaacaccaggatatatagaaagaacacttATAGGAATGGTAAaactatggttacaaaatttattaaGTGAAAGCCTAGATACATTAagaagtaataaaaaacttgatggaacaacagcaacaacagtgacagatatattgaataaatatgaaatagcaataagaaatgagtttagtagtatgacatcagaagtagaagaacaaaataaagaaaaaactacaaatagaaatttgatgacgaaattagcaatatgtaatatgtgttatatagacgaatatacttgtgcatttagagactattattataaaggaacatatagtccagatgaaagtaaggaaataagaaaattatattttacaaaattaccagaaccgtttagctcaaaaataataaaaaactggAATGAAGCAGACCTAGCAGATACTCTAGGAGCGcgaataaaatttctacaaaattggtttatagaattatgcgaaaagtataaagaaaatatcaaaatggataaaatattagtaaaaaatttggcatgctgcaaaagtagaatagcatcccaatttggctgcacaaataaatattacaaaaaagaaggaaagagaaagaaatttaaatcaaaatattcaaaatataaatataggaaaccaagaggaagatattatgtaaaaaattataaacataaaaaaccatataggaaaaagaaaaaactaacagaatgtacttgctataattgtggaaagctaggacacttagccaaagattgtaaattaccaaaaaacccaaagaagaaacaaattaccgaaatattgatagataatgataaatatacacaaatagaatatgtagattatgaattaagcagtgaagacaacatatatgagatatcagaaaacgagttccccgaaaatgaaaaagaaatagaCAATAATATAGAAGAATCAGACGAAGAAAGtaatgactga